One window of Erwinia aphidicola genomic DNA carries:
- the rplQ gene encoding 50S ribosomal protein L17, giving the protein MRHRKSGRQLNRNSSHRQAMFRNMAGSLVRHEIIKTTLPKAKELRRVVEPLITLAKTDSVANRRLAFARTRDNEIVAKLFNELGPRFASRAGGYTRILKCGFRAGDNAPMAYIELVDRPEAQAEAVAE; this is encoded by the coding sequence ATGCGCCATCGTAAGAGTGGTCGTCAACTGAACCGCAACAGCAGCCATCGTCAGGCTATGTTCCGCAACATGGCTGGCTCTTTGGTTCGTCACGAGATTATCAAGACGACCCTGCCAAAAGCGAAAGAGCTGCGTCGCGTAGTTGAGCCGCTGATTACTCTTGCCAAGACCGACAGCGTAGCTAATCGTCGTCTGGCATTCGCCCGTACTCGTGATAACGAGATCGTGGCAAAACTGTTTAATGAGCTCGGTCCGCGTTTCGCGAGCCGTGCAGGTGGTTACACTCGCATTCTGAAGTGTGGCTTCCGCGCTGGTGACAACGCTCCGATGGCTTACATCGAGCTGGTTGATCGTCCAGAAGCTCAAGCAGAAGCTGTAGCAGAGTAA
- a CDS encoding DNA-directed RNA polymerase subunit alpha, with amino-acid sequence MQGSVTEFLKPRLVDIEQVSSTHAKVTLEPLERGFGHTLGNALRRILLSSMPGCAVTEVEIDGVLHEYSTKEGVQEDILEILLNLKGLAVRVQGKDEVILTLNKSGIGPVTAADITHDGDVEIVKPQHVICHLTDENAAISMRIKVQRGRGYVPASARIHSEEDERPIGRLLVDACYSPVERIAYNVEAARVEQRTDLDKLVIEMETNGTIDPEEAIRRAATILAEQLEAFVDLRDVRQPEVKEEKPEFDPILLRPVDDLELTVRSANCLKAEAIHYIGDLVQRTEVELLKTPNLGKKSLTEIKDVLASRGLSLGMRLENWPPASIADE; translated from the coding sequence ATGCAGGGTTCTGTGACAGAGTTTCTAAAACCGCGCCTGGTAGATATCGAGCAAGTGAGTTCGACGCACGCCAAGGTGACCCTTGAGCCTTTAGAGCGTGGCTTTGGCCATACTCTTGGTAACGCACTGCGCCGTATTCTGCTTTCATCAATGCCGGGTTGCGCGGTGACCGAGGTTGAAATTGATGGTGTACTGCATGAGTACAGCACCAAAGAGGGCGTACAGGAAGATATCCTGGAAATCCTGCTCAACCTGAAAGGTTTGGCGGTAAGAGTTCAGGGCAAAGATGAAGTTATTCTTACTCTGAATAAATCTGGCATTGGCCCTGTGACTGCAGCCGATATCACCCATGATGGTGATGTCGAAATCGTCAAGCCGCAGCACGTGATCTGTCACCTGACCGATGAGAACGCCGCTATTAGCATGCGTATCAAAGTTCAGCGTGGTCGTGGTTATGTGCCGGCTTCTGCCCGAATTCATTCGGAAGAAGATGAGCGCCCGATCGGTCGTCTGTTGGTTGACGCCTGTTACAGCCCTGTAGAGCGTATTGCCTACAATGTTGAAGCAGCGCGTGTAGAACAGCGTACTGACCTGGACAAGCTGGTCATCGAAATGGAAACCAACGGCACTATTGATCCTGAAGAAGCGATCCGCCGTGCGGCAACCATCCTGGCAGAACAACTGGAAGCTTTCGTCGACTTACGTGATGTACGTCAGCCGGAAGTGAAAGAAGAGAAACCAGAATTCGATCCGATCTTGCTGCGCCCTGTTGACGATCTGGAATTGACTGTCCGCTCTGCTAACTGCCTTAAGGCAGAAGCTATCCACTACATCGGTGATCTGGTACAGCGTACCGAGGTTGAGCTGCTTAAAACGCCTAACCTTGGTAAAAAATCTCTTACTGAGATTAAAGATGTGCTGGCTTCTCGTGGTCTGTCTCTGGGCATGCGCCTGGAAAACTGGCCGCCAGCTAGCATTGCTGATGAATAA
- the rpsD gene encoding 30S ribosomal protein S4 codes for MARYLGPKLKLSRREGTDLFLKSGVRAIDTKCKIEQAPGQHGARKPRLSDYGVQLREKQKVRRMYGVLERQFRNYYKEAARLKGNTGENLLALLEGRLDNVVYRMGFGATRAEARQLVSHKSILVNGRVVSIASYQVTPNDVVSIREKAKKQSRVKAALELAEQREKPTWLEVDATKMEGVFKRIPERTDLSADINEHLIVELYSK; via the coding sequence ATGGCAAGATATTTGGGTCCTAAGCTCAAGCTGAGCCGTCGTGAAGGCACAGACCTGTTCCTTAAGTCTGGCGTTCGCGCGATTGATACCAAGTGTAAGATTGAACAAGCTCCTGGTCAGCACGGTGCGCGCAAGCCACGTCTGTCTGACTATGGCGTGCAGTTACGTGAAAAGCAGAAAGTTCGTCGTATGTACGGCGTGCTGGAGCGTCAGTTCCGTAACTATTATAAAGAAGCAGCTCGTCTGAAAGGCAACACCGGTGAAAACCTGTTAGCTCTGCTGGAAGGTCGTCTGGACAACGTAGTTTACCGTATGGGCTTTGGCGCCACTCGTGCAGAAGCACGTCAGCTGGTTAGCCACAAATCTATTTTGGTAAACGGCCGCGTTGTTAGCATCGCTTCTTATCAGGTAACTCCGAATGACGTTGTTAGCATCCGTGAGAAAGCCAAAAAGCAGTCTCGCGTGAAAGCCGCTCTGGAGCTGGCTGAACAGCGTGAAAAGCCAACCTGGCTGGAAGTTGATGCAACTAAGATGGAAGGTGTGTTCAAGCGTATTCCTGAACGTACCGATCTGTCTGCGGACATTAACGAACACCTGATCGTCGAGCTTTACTCCAAGTAA
- the rpsK gene encoding 30S ribosomal protein S11: MAKAPVRARKRVRKQVSDGVAHVHASFNNTIVTITDRQGNALGWATAGGSGFRGSRKSTPFAAQVAAERCAEAVKDYGIKNLEVMVKGPGPGRESTIRALNAAGFRITNITDVTPIPHNGCRPPKKRRV, translated from the coding sequence ATGGCAAAGGCACCAGTTCGTGCACGCAAGCGTGTAAGAAAGCAAGTCTCTGATGGCGTGGCTCATGTCCATGCATCTTTTAACAACACCATCGTAACTATTACCGATCGTCAGGGTAATGCGCTGGGTTGGGCAACAGCCGGTGGTTCCGGTTTCCGTGGTTCTCGTAAGTCTACGCCGTTCGCTGCGCAGGTTGCTGCAGAGCGTTGCGCAGAGGCCGTGAAAGATTACGGTATTAAGAACCTGGAAGTTATGGTTAAGGGTCCTGGTCCAGGCCGCGAATCAACTATTCGTGCCCTGAACGCTGCTGGTTTCCGCATCACTAATATTACTGATGTGACTCCGATCCCTCACAACGGTTGTCGTCCGCCGAAAAAACGTCGCGTATAA
- the rpsM gene encoding 30S ribosomal protein S13, with protein MARIAGINIPDHKHTVIALTAIFGIGKTRSQAICASTGIAENVKISELSEEQIDILRDAVAKFVVEGDLRREVTLSIKRLMDLGCYRGLRHRRGLPVRGQRTKTNARTRKGPRKPIKK; from the coding sequence GTGGCCCGTATAGCAGGCATTAACATTCCTGATCATAAACATACCGTTATCGCATTAACTGCAATTTTCGGTATCGGCAAGACCCGTTCACAGGCTATCTGTGCATCTACGGGAATCGCTGAAAATGTTAAGATCAGTGAGCTGTCTGAAGAACAAATCGACATTCTGCGTGATGCAGTAGCGAAATTTGTTGTTGAAGGCGATCTGCGTCGTGAAGTCACCCTGAGCATCAAGCGTCTTATGGACCTTGGTTGCTATCGTGGTTTGCGTCATCGTCGTGGTCTTCCAGTGCGCGGTCAGCGTACTAAGACTAACGCACGTACCCGTAAGGGTCCGCGTAAACCGATCAAGAAATAA
- the rpmJ gene encoding 50S ribosomal protein L36 has product MKVRASVKKLCRNCKIVRRDGVVRVICSAEPKHKQRQG; this is encoded by the coding sequence ATGAAAGTTCGTGCTTCCGTCAAGAAATTATGTCGTAACTGCAAAATCGTTCGTCGCGACGGCGTCGTGCGTGTGATTTGCAGTGCCGAGCCTAAGCATAAACAGCGCCAAGGCTGA
- the secY gene encoding preprotein translocase subunit SecY — MAKQPGLDFQSAKGGFGELKRRLLFVIGALIVFRIGSFIPIPGIDATVLAKLLEQQRGTIIEMFNMFSGGALSRASIFALGIMPYISASIIIQLLTVVHPALAEIKKEGEAGRRKISQYTRYGTLVLGIFQAVGIATGLPNMPGMQGLVLNPGFAFYFTAVVSLVTGTMFLMWLGEQITERGIGNGISIIIFAGIVAGLPPAIGHTIEQARQGDLHFLLLLLVAVLVFAVTFFVVFVERGQRRIVVNYAKRQQGRRVYAAQSTHLPLKVNMAGVIPAIFASSIILFPATIASWFGGGTGWNWLTTISMSLQPGQPLYVLLYATAIIFFCFFYTALVFNPRETADNLKKSGAFVPGIRPGEQTAKYIDKVMTRLTLIGALYITFICLIPEFMRDAMKVPFYFGGTSLLIVVVVIMDFMAQVQTLMMSSQYESALKKANLKGYGR, encoded by the coding sequence ATGGCTAAGCAACCGGGATTAGATTTTCAAAGTGCCAAGGGTGGATTTGGCGAACTAAAACGCAGACTTCTGTTTGTAATTGGTGCGCTGATTGTCTTCCGTATTGGCTCTTTTATTCCGATCCCTGGTATCGATGCCACTGTACTTGCCAAATTGCTTGAGCAACAGCGTGGCACCATCATTGAAATGTTTAACATGTTCTCTGGTGGTGCTCTGAGCCGTGCTTCTATCTTTGCCCTGGGTATTATGCCGTACATTTCGGCCTCTATTATTATCCAGCTGCTGACGGTGGTTCATCCAGCGTTAGCTGAAATCAAGAAAGAAGGGGAGGCTGGCCGTCGTAAGATAAGCCAGTACACCCGTTACGGTACTCTGGTATTAGGTATATTCCAGGCGGTCGGTATTGCTACCGGCCTGCCGAATATGCCAGGAATGCAGGGCCTGGTGTTAAACCCAGGCTTTGCCTTCTACTTTACCGCTGTTGTCAGTCTGGTCACCGGGACAATGTTCCTGATGTGGCTGGGCGAGCAGATAACTGAACGAGGTATCGGCAACGGTATCTCGATCATTATCTTCGCTGGTATTGTTGCGGGTCTGCCGCCGGCCATTGGCCATACCATCGAGCAAGCGCGGCAAGGCGACCTGCACTTCCTCCTGTTGCTGTTGGTTGCAGTTCTCGTATTTGCAGTGACCTTCTTCGTTGTTTTCGTTGAGCGTGGTCAACGCCGCATTGTGGTGAACTATGCGAAACGTCAGCAAGGCCGTCGTGTCTATGCTGCGCAGAGCACACATTTACCGTTGAAAGTGAATATGGCCGGTGTAATTCCAGCTATTTTTGCTTCCAGCATCATTCTGTTCCCAGCAACCATCGCGTCATGGTTCGGGGGCGGAACCGGTTGGAACTGGTTGACAACTATTTCGATGTCATTACAGCCAGGTCAGCCGCTTTATGTGCTACTCTATGCGACTGCAATCATCTTCTTCTGTTTCTTCTATACGGCGTTGGTTTTCAACCCAAGAGAAACAGCAGATAACCTGAAGAAGTCTGGTGCATTTGTACCAGGTATTCGTCCGGGAGAACAGACGGCGAAGTATATCGATAAAGTGATGACGCGCTTAACCTTAATCGGTGCGCTGTACATTACCTTTATCTGCCTGATCCCGGAGTTCATGCGTGATGCGATGAAAGTTCCATTCTACTTCGGCGGTACTTCACTGCTGATCGTAGTCGTTGTCATCATGGACTTTATGGCTCAAGTGCAAACTCTGATGATGTCTAGTCAGTACGAGTCTGCATTGAAGAAAGCAAATCTGAAGGGCTACGGCCGTTAA
- the rplO gene encoding 50S ribosomal protein L15, whose product MRLNTLSPADGSKHASKRLGRGIGSGLGKTGGRGHKGQNSRSGGGVRRGFEGGQMPLYRRLPKFGFTSRKAMVTAEVRLSDLAKVEGGIVDLNTLKAANIIGIQMEFAKVILSGEVSAPVTIRGLRVTKGARAAIEAAGGKIEE is encoded by the coding sequence ATGCGTTTAAATACTCTGTCTCCGGCCGACGGCTCCAAGCACGCTTCGAAACGTCTGGGCCGTGGTATCGGTTCAGGCCTCGGCAAAACCGGTGGTCGTGGTCACAAAGGTCAGAACTCACGTTCTGGCGGTGGCGTACGTCGTGGTTTTGAAGGCGGCCAGATGCCTCTGTATCGTCGTCTGCCGAAATTCGGTTTCACCTCTCGCAAAGCAATGGTCACTGCAGAAGTTCGTCTGTCTGACCTGGCGAAAGTTGAAGGCGGTATCGTCGACCTGAACACGCTGAAAGCAGCAAACATTATCGGTATTCAGATGGAGTTCGCGAAAGTGATCCTGTCTGGCGAAGTTTCTGCACCGGTAACGATTCGCGGTCTGCGTGTCACTAAAGGCGCTCGTGCTGCAATCGAAGCTGCTGGCGGTAAAATTGAGGAATAA
- the rpmD gene encoding 50S ribosomal protein L30, which translates to MAKTIKITQTRSSIGRLPKHKATLLGLGLRRINHTVEREDTPAVRGMVNAISYMVKVEE; encoded by the coding sequence ATGGCTAAGACTATTAAGATTACACAAACCCGCAGTTCGATCGGTCGTTTGCCTAAACACAAGGCAACGCTGCTTGGCCTGGGTCTGCGTCGTATTAACCACACCGTAGAGCGTGAAGACACGCCAGCTGTACGCGGTATGGTTAACGCGATTTCCTACATGGTTAAAGTGGAGGAGTAA
- the rpsE gene encoding 30S ribosomal protein S5, whose protein sequence is MAHIEKQAGELQEKLIAVNRVSKTVKGGRIFSFTALTVVGDGNGRIGFGYGKAREVPAAIQKAMEKARRNMINVALNSGTLQHPVKGVHTGSRVFMQPASEGTGIIAGGAMRAVLEVAGVHNVLAKAYGSTNPINVVRATLDGLANMNSPEMVAAKRGKSVEDILG, encoded by the coding sequence ATGGCACACATCGAAAAACAAGCTGGCGAACTGCAGGAAAAGCTGATCGCGGTAAATCGCGTATCTAAAACCGTAAAAGGTGGTCGTATTTTCTCCTTCACAGCTCTGACTGTTGTTGGTGACGGTAACGGTCGCATCGGTTTTGGTTACGGAAAAGCGCGTGAAGTTCCAGCAGCGATCCAGAAAGCGATGGAAAAAGCTCGTCGCAATATGATTAACGTCGCGCTGAACAGCGGCACCCTGCAGCACCCTGTTAAAGGCGTGCACACAGGTTCTCGCGTGTTCATGCAGCCGGCTTCTGAAGGTACCGGTATCATTGCCGGCGGTGCAATGCGCGCCGTACTGGAAGTCGCTGGGGTTCATAACGTCTTGGCTAAAGCCTACGGTTCCACTAACCCGATCAACGTGGTTCGTGCAACTCTGGATGGCCTGGCCAACATGAATTCCCCAGAAATGGTCGCTGCCAAGCGTGGCAAATCCGTTGAAGACATTCTGGGGTAA
- the rplR gene encoding 50S ribosomal protein L18, with the protein MDKKSARIRRATRARRKLKELGATRLVVHRTPRHIYAQVIAPNGSEVLVAASTVEKAISEQLKYTGNKDAAAAVGKAVAERAIEKGITGVSFDRSGFQYHGRVQALADAAREAGLQF; encoded by the coding sequence ATGGATAAGAAATCTGCTCGTATCCGTCGTGCGACCCGCGCACGTCGCAAGCTCAAAGAGCTGGGTGCTACTCGCCTGGTGGTACATCGTACCCCGCGTCATATTTACGCACAGGTAATCGCACCCAACGGTTCTGAAGTCCTGGTCGCTGCTTCTACTGTAGAAAAAGCTATCAGTGAGCAACTGAAGTACACAGGAAACAAAGACGCTGCCGCTGCTGTTGGTAAAGCAGTTGCTGAACGCGCAATCGAAAAAGGCATCACTGGTGTTTCTTTCGACCGTTCTGGTTTCCAATATCATGGTCGTGTCCAGGCACTGGCAGATGCTGCCCGTGAAGCTGGCCTACAGTTCTAA
- the rplF gene encoding 50S ribosomal protein L6: protein MSRVAKAPVAIPAGVEVKLDGQVISIKGKNGELTRTLNKAVEVKHADNTLTFAPREGFVDGWAQAGTSRALLNAMVIGVTEGFTKKLQLVGVGYRAAVKGNSVSLALGFSHPVDHALPAGITAECPTQTEIVLKGADKQLIGQVAADLRAYRRPEPYKGKGVRYADEVVRTKEAKKK, encoded by the coding sequence ATGTCTCGTGTTGCTAAAGCACCAGTCGCGATTCCTGCCGGCGTAGAGGTAAAACTCGACGGTCAGGTTATTTCGATTAAAGGTAAAAACGGCGAGCTGACTCGTACGCTCAACAAAGCTGTAGAAGTTAAGCATGCTGACAACACCCTGACTTTCGCTCCGCGCGAAGGTTTTGTGGATGGTTGGGCGCAGGCAGGTACTTCTCGTGCACTGTTGAACGCTATGGTTATCGGTGTTACCGAAGGCTTCACTAAGAAGCTGCAGCTGGTTGGTGTAGGTTATCGTGCAGCCGTTAAAGGCAACTCTGTGAGCTTAGCCCTGGGCTTCTCTCACCCGGTTGACCACGCGCTGCCAGCGGGAATCACTGCTGAATGTCCAACTCAGACTGAAATCGTGCTGAAAGGCGCTGATAAACAGCTGATTGGTCAGGTTGCAGCCGATCTCCGCGCCTACCGTCGTCCTGAGCCTTATAAAGGCAAGGGTGTTCGTTACGCCGACGAAGTCGTGCGTACCAAAGAGGCTAAGAAGAAGTAA
- the rpsH gene encoding 30S ribosomal protein S8 has product MSMQDPIADMLTRIRNGQAANKVAVTMPSSKLKLAIANVLKEEGYIEEFKVEGDTKPELELTLKYFQGKAVVESIQRVSRPGLRIYKRKDELPKVMAGLGIAVISTSKGVMTDRAARQAGLGGEIICYVA; this is encoded by the coding sequence ATGAGCATGCAAGATCCGATCGCGGATATGCTGACCCGTATCCGTAACGGTCAAGCCGCGAACAAAGTTGCGGTCACCATGCCTTCCTCCAAGCTGAAATTGGCTATTGCCAACGTGCTGAAGGAAGAAGGCTATATTGAAGAATTTAAAGTCGAAGGCGACACCAAGCCTGAACTGGAACTGACTCTTAAGTATTTCCAGGGCAAGGCAGTGGTAGAGAGCATTCAGCGTGTAAGCCGTCCAGGTCTGCGTATCTACAAACGCAAAGACGAACTGCCAAAAGTTATGGCTGGACTGGGTATCGCTGTTATCTCTACCTCTAAAGGTGTTATGACCGATCGTGCCGCACGCCAGGCTGGTCTTGGCGGCGAAATTATCTGCTACGTAGCTTAA
- the rpsN gene encoding 30S ribosomal protein S14, giving the protein MAKQSMKAREVVRVKLADKYRAKREELKAIISSVNSSDEERWNAVLKLQTLPRDSSPSRQRKRCRQTGRPHGYVGKFGLSRIKLREAAMRGEVPGLKKASW; this is encoded by the coding sequence ATGGCTAAGCAATCGATGAAAGCACGCGAAGTCGTTCGCGTGAAACTGGCTGACAAGTACCGCGCTAAACGCGAGGAACTGAAAGCTATCATTTCTAGTGTGAACTCATCCGACGAAGAACGTTGGAATGCTGTTCTCAAGCTGCAAACTCTGCCGCGTGATTCCAGCCCGTCTCGTCAGCGTAAGCGCTGCCGTCAAACTGGCCGTCCACATGGTTATGTGGGCAAATTCGGTCTGAGCCGTATCAAGTTGCGTGAAGCCGCCATGCGCGGTGAAGTACCTGGCTTGAAAAAGGCTAGCTGGTAA
- the rplE gene encoding 50S ribosomal protein L5, with protein sequence MAKLHDYYKDEVVKQLMTEFSYNSVMQVPRVEKITLNMGVGEAIADKKLLDNAAADLAAISGQKPFITKARKSVAGFKIRQGYPIGCKVTLRGERMWEFFERLISIAVPRIRDFRGLSAKSFDGRGNYSMGVREQIIFPEIDYDKVDRVRGLDITITTTAKSDDEGRALLAAFNFPFRK encoded by the coding sequence ATGGCGAAACTGCATGATTACTACAAAGACGAAGTAGTTAAACAACTCATGACTGAGTTTAGCTACAATTCTGTCATGCAAGTCCCTCGGGTCGAGAAGATCACCCTGAATATGGGTGTGGGTGAAGCGATCGCTGACAAGAAACTGCTGGACAACGCAGCAGCTGACTTAGCAGCAATCTCCGGTCAAAAGCCGTTTATCACCAAAGCACGCAAGTCAGTTGCAGGCTTCAAAATCCGTCAGGGCTATCCGATCGGCTGTAAAGTAACTCTGCGTGGCGAACGCATGTGGGAGTTCTTTGAGCGTCTGATTTCTATTGCTGTTCCACGTATCCGTGACTTCCGTGGCTTGTCCGCTAAGTCATTCGATGGCCGTGGTAACTACAGCATGGGCGTTCGTGAGCAGATCATCTTCCCAGAGATCGACTATGACAAAGTCGACCGCGTTCGTGGTTTGGATATCACCATTACCACTACTGCGAAATCTGATGATGAAGGCCGCGCACTTTTGGCTGCTTTTAACTTCCCGTTCCGCAAGTAA
- the rplX gene encoding 50S ribosomal protein L24: MAAKIRRDDEVIVLTGKDKGKRGKVKNVLSSGKLIVEGINLVKKHSKPVPALNQPGGIVEKEAAIQVSNVALFNSATGKADRVGFRFEDGKKVRFFKSNSETIK, translated from the coding sequence ATGGCAGCTAAAATCCGTCGCGATGACGAAGTTATCGTGCTGACCGGCAAAGATAAAGGTAAGCGCGGTAAAGTAAAAAATGTTCTGTCTTCAGGCAAACTGATTGTTGAAGGTATCAACCTGGTTAAGAAGCACTCAAAGCCGGTTCCGGCTCTGAATCAACCAGGTGGCATCGTTGAAAAAGAAGCTGCTATTCAGGTTTCTAACGTTGCGCTCTTCAACTCGGCAACCGGTAAGGCTGACCGTGTAGGCTTTAGATTCGAAGACGGCAAAAAAGTCCGTTTCTTCAAGTCTAACAGCGAAACTATCAAGTAA
- the rplN gene encoding 50S ribosomal protein L14 has translation MIQEQTMLTVADNSGARRVMCIKVLGGSHRRYAGVGDIIKITIKEAIPRGKVKKGDVLKAVVVRTRKGVRRPDGSVIRFDGNACVILNNNTEQPIGTRIFGPVTRELRTEKFMKIISLAPEVL, from the coding sequence ATGATCCAAGAACAGACTATGCTGACCGTCGCCGACAACTCCGGTGCACGTCGCGTAATGTGTATCAAGGTTCTGGGTGGCTCGCACCGTCGCTACGCAGGCGTAGGCGACATCATCAAAATTACCATCAAGGAAGCAATTCCTCGCGGTAAGGTTAAGAAGGGTGATGTGCTGAAAGCGGTAGTGGTGCGCACCAGGAAGGGTGTTCGTCGCCCGGACGGTTCTGTCATTCGCTTCGATGGTAATGCATGCGTTATTTTAAACAATAACACTGAGCAGCCTATCGGAACGCGTATTTTTGGGCCGGTAACTCGTGAGCTTCGTACTGAAAAGTTCATGAAAATTATCTCTCTGGCACCAGAAGTACTCTAA
- the rpsQ gene encoding 30S ribosomal protein S17 — protein MTDKIRTLQGRVLSDKMEKSIVVAIERVVKHPIYGKFIKRTTKLHVHDENNECGIGDVVEIRECRPLSKTKSWTLVRVVEKAIL, from the coding sequence ATGACCGATAAAATCCGTACTCTGCAAGGTCGTGTTCTGAGCGACAAAATGGAGAAATCCATTGTTGTGGCAATCGAACGTGTTGTGAAGCACCCGATCTACGGGAAATTCATCAAACGTACGACCAAACTGCACGTACATGACGAGAACAACGAATGTGGTATCGGCGACGTGGTAGAAATCCGCGAATGCCGTCCACTGTCCAAGACTAAGTCCTGGACGCTGGTTCGCGTTGTAGAGAAAGCGATTCTGTAA
- the rpmC gene encoding 50S ribosomal protein L29: MKATELREKSVEELNTELLNLLREQFNLRMQAASGQLQQTHVLKNVRRDVARVKTLLTEKAGA, encoded by the coding sequence ATGAAAGCAACAGAGCTGCGTGAAAAAAGCGTTGAAGAGCTGAACACTGAGCTTCTTAACCTGCTGCGTGAGCAGTTCAATCTGCGCATGCAGGCAGCATCCGGCCAACTTCAACAGACTCACGTCTTGAAGAATGTTCGTCGTGATGTTGCACGCGTTAAGACTTTACTGACTGAGAAGGCGGGTGCGTAA
- the rplP gene encoding 50S ribosomal protein L16, with product MLQPKRTKFRKVHKGRNRGLAQGTDVSFGTFGLKAVGRGRLTARQIEAARRAMTRAVKRQGKIWIRVFPDKPITEKPLEVRMGKGKGNVEYWVALIQPGKVLYEMDGVPEELAREAFKLAAAKLPIKTTFVTKTVM from the coding sequence ATGTTACAACCAAAGCGTACAAAATTCCGTAAAGTGCATAAAGGCCGCAACCGTGGTCTGGCGCAGGGTACGGATGTTAGCTTCGGTACTTTCGGTCTGAAAGCTGTTGGCCGTGGTCGTCTGACTGCTCGTCAGATCGAAGCAGCACGTCGTGCTATGACCCGTGCAGTTAAGCGTCAAGGTAAAATTTGGATCCGTGTATTCCCGGACAAACCAATTACCGAGAAGCCGCTGGAAGTGCGTATGGGTAAAGGTAAAGGTAACGTAGAGTATTGGGTTGCCTTGATCCAGCCTGGTAAAGTCCTGTATGAAATGGACGGCGTACCGGAAGAGCTGGCCCGTGAAGCATTCAAGCTGGCAGCAGCAAAACTGCCTATCAAAACCACCTTTGTAACTAAGACGGTGATGTAA
- the rpsC gene encoding 30S ribosomal protein S3, protein MGQKVHPNGIRLGIVKPWNSTWFANTKEFADNLDSDFKVRQFLTKELAKASVSRIVIERPAKSIRVTIHTARPGIVIGKKGEDVEKLRKVVADIAGVPAQINIAEVRKPELDAKLVADSITSQLERRVMFRRAMKRAVQNAMRLGAKGIKVEVSGRLGGAEIARTEWYREGRVPLHTLRADIDYNTSEAHTTYGVIGVKVWIFKGEILGGMAAVEQPEPAAQPKKQQRKGRK, encoded by the coding sequence ATGGGTCAGAAAGTACATCCTAATGGTATTCGCCTGGGTATTGTTAAACCCTGGAACTCTACCTGGTTCGCAAATACCAAAGAATTCGCTGACAACCTGGACAGCGACTTTAAAGTTCGTCAGTTCCTGACTAAAGAACTGGCTAAAGCATCCGTCTCTCGTATCGTTATCGAGCGCCCAGCTAAGAGCATCCGTGTGACTATTCACACCGCTCGTCCTGGCATCGTTATCGGTAAGAAAGGTGAAGATGTAGAAAAACTGCGCAAGGTCGTAGCGGATATCGCTGGCGTTCCTGCACAGATCAATATCGCCGAAGTCCGTAAACCGGAACTGGACGCTAAATTGGTTGCTGACAGCATCACTTCACAGCTGGAGCGTCGTGTGATGTTCCGTCGTGCTATGAAGCGTGCTGTACAGAACGCAATGCGTCTGGGCGCTAAAGGGATCAAAGTTGAAGTTAGTGGCCGCCTGGGCGGTGCAGAAATCGCGCGTACCGAATGGTACCGTGAAGGCCGCGTGCCGCTGCACACTCTGCGTGCAGACATTGACTACAACACCTCTGAAGCGCACACCACTTATGGTGTAATCGGCGTTAAGGTATGGATCTTCAAAGGTGAGATCCTGGGTGGTATGGCTGCTGTTGAACAACCGGAACCGGCTGCTCAACCTAAAAAGCAGCAGCGTAAAGGCCGTAAGTAA